TTGTGTAACTTAtattcaagaagaaaaaaaacccgcaTCTCCTTCCCAACCATCATTAGCCACATCTGGATGTTCTTCATAATCAAACGCATGAAACCTGATGGCATGTGTTGCTTTAGAAACCATTTCCTGCACTTATTAAAATGAGACGACGTGTTTATTATCGCCCCCCCGCCGTGTCTCTCCTCCCTTTGATCCGTCCCTCCCCGCATCAGCCTCAAATGTTAGATATTCAAATCTGGTTACATTTATGTTTAGTTTTTTCCTTTACGCTTCTGACAGACTGACTATTAAGCGTTCGCTCCTCTTTCTTCAGTCGATGGAGCGCCAGGCGTAAAGCTTGTTTTGATCGAGGAGGTTACAACGGTTGTCATGGAGCTTTGGAGGCGGCaggaacacaaacagacagattcCGAATGAAGGCTTGTTTTGGTTTCAAACAAAGCGCCCCTCACGAGGTCGTCCTCTGCCTCTGATGCCCAGTCGTGTTTTCTCCGACTGTCGGTCCGACAgctgtaaagaaaaagaaacaaggcGTCTGTTTCAAACCTCTGATGAGGTTGTTGACTGAGCAGGACGTTAAATAAGAAATCTCTCTGCTCCAACGGGAAAGAGCAGACGGAATAGTTTTAAAGCTTTACCAATACACGAAGGTCTTTGTGTCGCTGCCcgtaaatgaataaatgaagaatgtaattatttattgaGAGGTTTATCAGAAATAAATTCTTAATTCCTGACCTTCTACCAAGTTGGGTTgaactgtttgtgtttgtgtgtgttttttgtgatcCTATTGACAAACAAACCAGGAAGTAAACAAGTAACGCTAATGAAATCGCAATACAgtatcttaaaaataaaaataagacaacaaataaaactaatcagTAAAAATGTGAGCTTCTGTTCAttccaaataaaatgtattaatgagtcataataaaaaagaaagtcattaaatgattcatattttattattttcagtcTAATTACAAAGCAAACCAAAATGTTCCCTAATGGAGGTAAATCTTAGCCTACCCCTAAGCCTTGACGTTGGAGGATGGCGACTGCTTATTATTTGCTGCTCACCAATGAGACGTCGTCGCTGCTTAAATACGCATCGTGGGAAAAGTAGCTACTTAAATTCGATTTAGTGGTTCTAGCTTGATTTTGAATGAGCCTCTTGGCTCTCCCGGACAGATTGACAGATTGTCTTTATCGtagctttgttttatttttggctgTTTACTCTGCGTCTCCGCTGTCATCGCTCACGACATTAAAGGAGCTCCGATCTTCTGAGGGGGGAGGATGAGCTTCCTTTAATGATTAAGTGCTTGAAATGACAAACATGTGAACGGATTCCAGAGAGAGAGCTGACGAGTCTTTCTGTCGCCGCGTTctgcagcagcggagaggaagtCGAGTCCCGTAATCTGAGAGCGCGAGCAGCGAGACGGAGCCACCGGTTCAGGGTCTCGTGGTCATGGGGTCAAAGTCATTACCTGCAACTAAATGTGCAAACAAAGGGAATAAACTTCTACACTGTGGAATAAAACCTGCAGTTTTTGTTCAAAGTTCTTCCATTTTATTCACCAGATAGATTTCACCCATAAAATTATTTCCATGCTCTCCTTTtagtatttaatatttacagcGCAGCAGAAATTTAACGAGAAAACGAGTAAAGACTTTTTCATTTCCCACTATTGTGGTGAGAAAGATTAGTGCCACTCAGGAGCCAGGAGGCACTTAGTTTAGCTTAGCACTCCTGAACGCTGCGCCCCCTAGCTGCGATGGCAGATATCGCAGCACTCCAGACAGAACTCGAGGCATTCAGTGGGCTCGCAGCAGGACTCGAACAGCACCGAGTGGCAGTGGGGGTGGCAGCTGAGCTCCTCTGCGGGGACCTCCTGGACGGCCGAGCAGCAGCGGGCGCAGGCgtggcagcaggaggagcaggcctCCAGCAGACCCAGGAGCAGCGCGGAGGCCTGGCAGGACAGGCAGGCCAGCAGCGTCTGGAAGCAGCCACCTGCGGCCGGAGGGAGGACAATAACGCTCACCGTAAAGCTGACACCGACGCCGAAGGCCCGTCAGGAAAGTATTCACGTCTCCATTAACCCCAAATTAATCGCCGGCGTGTTTGTCTGTGACGCCGAGTGGCAGTTGAAAGAGAAACAGCTCTGTGATTGTGTTTACTTAATCACGGAGCATCATCCAGTCCTCAGGGGAAAATCAAACGGGCCACGGAGGCCGCCGGTGATGAGCAACATGCAGAGAGAAGCTGTCAGCGGGTAATTGCTCTCCTGCTCAAATTAGGAACAGATAAAATGGCACGCGTGAACCCGCCGGGGTGTTAAAGAGCCTTCCCTGCGATCCTCACTGTTGTCTTATTAGCAGCGGCTGTTTTTCATCCTCACAAGGACCAGCGAGTGAGAGAGCTCATGCAAATGGAGCCGTTTTATCTGTTTACTCAAAGCCAATgaaaaggaggaggcagattccCTGGGGAGTTGGGTTCAGCCACTCCAATTATAAACCCCCCGCACATATCTTATGCTAATGCCTACATGTGTGTGCAGATGAAAAGCAGCGTTACGTGTGGCCGCTGTATTGATTTAATGTGTAACTTTATAGCGATAACAACATGAACACAAGGataaacaagggggggggggcagtttgaaAGTCTTCAAGGGAAACTTTTAAAGCTGCTTTGGTCTTTGGTGGAAACAGAAAACTCAGTTGGAGTTCACGTCTCTCACATCTCATTTGTTTCCCCCATCAGGATGGGAAGGTGATCAGATTCTGAGGATGATCAATATTGTGACTAAATCCTCTGACGCCTTTCACAGTCGCATTAAATTCCTTTAATGATTCCATCTGGATGAGTGTTGATCCAGTGTGAGCTACGTTTGTGCCCACCTGCAGGCGAAGCTGTCGGTTGTGGAGACCCcgactccttcctcctcctcctcctcctcctcttgctccccctgctgctctgctgggGTCTCGCGCCCGGGGACAGCGGGTGAAGGCCACATGGTGGACAGGCCTCCGGCGGCGCTTGTGCAAGCTGGACTGGAGGAAAACGCAGCGTTCCATTGGATCAGAGCGAGGATCGGCTTTTTATTAGcttctttacttcctgtttattttgtttctgtctttgcaaCACCTGAAATCATCTCTTATCCTGCACCAAAAAGCACTCGGACTCCCGGCGCGTTCTACTCACTGCGGATGAGGTCAGTCTGGACGGTATTTCCTCCAGAAGGATTTCCTGTGCTGCTGGTTTTAAAGGCGGACCAATCAAAATCAGTACATTTTTACCTTCATTCTTTCATAAGAGGTGATAAAAACTGAGGATAGTTTCCAGTGGAAGCTTAAAAACAAGCATCCTAACGCTAAGATAATCTCCTAATACCGGTACCTGCCTTCAGTCGCGTCGTTCTGATCCTCCGCCCCCTCCTCAGATGGATGGACTCCAGGTAACATGTCAGGCTCTCATGGCTGCTCAGGGTCTCACATCGTCCTGCTTCTGTCCAGCATGCCGGCCTGAGACTgggagctggtgtgtgtgtgtgtgtgtgtgtcgttggtGACTTAACACTCCCCTTCCCAGCAGATCTCCGAGTGGCCGCTTCAAACACGCAGAGCAGCAGCGATTTCAGATTCCACTTCTGTTCTGCTTTTAGTCGCCTAACACGGAGGAGACACATACCCCACGAGTGTGTCAGGGAATAGTGCAtgtaagcaacacacacactcttcttcttcttctctgtttgtttCCTAGCaggattttaaaaataataataaataaacctgCTGCACCAGGAAGGAAGTCATTACATTTGGATAAAAAGTTGGATCTAGGAATATTCTTGTCCTATATTTTAGcctttaaacaaaataaaaaattaatacaaatattttccatAATCATGCAAAAGCAACAAAACGCATCAGGCGGAACAGAAGTGTGAgactgaaatgtgtttattccaGCTGACTGACTGGTTCTTCTTACTGGCCTTCAGGAAAAGAGCTTTAGTCGAGGCAAAAATACCTTGATTGTCGTTATTCTATGAACAAAGAGACAGTAATGCAACTCCAGGCAACATAACACAAGACAACAATTTTACCCTGGATATGCGGTCGTAGACTTGCTGAAGCTCTTTGATTTCTGTGGCATTGATGTGGGTCTTAAACTTGAAAAATTTATTTTTGTGGAAGTGCATTTTCCTCACAGAAGACGGGGCGGATGCTGCTGTCTTAGACTGGGTTTGTGTTCAGCTTGTGGAACGTTTTGTGTTCAGCTTGTGGAAGCCAACAAGGTCTCATTCCTCAGTAACCGAACTGGACCAAAGGATGCATGAAGATGGCAGAGGATATGGAACAAGCAAACAACGGTGATCACAAGGGAATGATCTGGAACAACTTTATGctgttcttttttctctctctctctctccttgtatGACATCATAATGCGAAATAGAAACCCTCCCAACAGGATCTGACGCCCTGACGGACGCCGATCCCGCAGACTTCACAAGCAAACACAGAACAAAGGCCTCTGTTTCCACTAATGTCAGTAATTGTCTCGGCTGATAAGGACTTAGCTTTAAGTTTGCCGCTCCCATT
This window of the Brachionichthys hirsutus isolate HB-005 unplaced genomic scaffold, CSIRO-AGI_Bhir_v1 contig_1417, whole genome shotgun sequence genome carries:
- the LOC137916814 gene encoding myoD family inhibitor domain-containing protein-like, which codes for MLPGVHPSEEGAEDQNDATEGSTGNPSGGNTVQTDLIRIQLAQAPPEACPPCGLHPLSPGARPQQSSRGSKRRRRRRRKESGSPQPTASPAGGCFQTLLACLSCQASALLLGLLEACSSCCHACARCCSAVQEVPAEELSCHPHCHSVLFESCCEPTECLEFCLECCDICHRS